A genome region from Hevea brasiliensis isolate MT/VB/25A 57/8 chromosome 7, ASM3005281v1, whole genome shotgun sequence includes the following:
- the LOC110649650 gene encoding splicing factor U2af large subunit B isoform X6, with product MFPNMFPLGAGQQFGALPVMPVQAMTQQATRHARRVYVGGLSPTANEQSVATFFSHVMAAIGGNTAGPGDAVVNVYINHEKKFAFVEMRSVEEASNAMALDGIIFEGAPVKVRRPSDYNPSLAATLGPSQPNPNLNLAAVGLTSGSAGGLEGPDRIFVGGLPYYFTEAQIRELLESFGPLRGFDLVKDRETGNSKGYAFCVYQDLSVTDIACAALNGIKMGDKTLTVRRANQGANQPKPEQDNVLLHAQQQIALQRLMLQPAPTKVVCLTQVVTADELKDDEEYENILEDMRMEGGKFGTLVNVVVPRPKADGEASSGVGKVFLEYADIEGATRARAGMNGRKFGGNQVVAVFYPENKFYQGEYDG from the exons ATGTTTCCTAACATGTTTCCTTTAGGGGCCGGTCAG CAGTTTGGTGCTCTTCCAGTTATGCCAGTTCAGGCAATGACTCAGCAG GCCACTAGGCATGCTCGGCGGGTATATGTTGGAGGACTTTCCCCTACAGCTAATGAACAA TCCGTAGCAACTTTTTTCAGCCATGTTATGGCTGCAATTGGAGGAAATACTGCTGGCCCAG GGGATGCTGTTGTAAATGTCTATATAAACCATGAAAAGAAGTTTGCTTTTGTGGAGATGAGGTCTGTTGAGGAGGCTAGTAATGCAATGGCTTTGGATGGAATTATTTTTGAG GGAGCACCTGTCAAGGTGAGGAGGCCTAGTGACTATAACCCTTCTCTTGCTGCAACACTTGGTCCAAGCCAGCCCAATCCCAATCTTAACCTTGCGGCGGTTGGCTTAACTTCAGGCTCTGCTGGTGGGCTTGAGGGTCCTGACCGCATCTTTGTTGGTGGTCTTCCCTATTACTTTACAGAAGCTCAAATCAGAGAGTTGTTGGAATCCTTTGGGCCTCTTCGAGGTTTTGATCTAGTCAAAGACAGAGAAACAGGCAACTCGAAGGGCTATGCATTTTGTGTTTATCAAGATCTTTCAGTTACAGACATAGCTTGTGCTGCTTTGAATGGAATTAAAATGGGTGACAAAACTCTCACTGTTAGGCGTGCCAACCAGGGGGCTAACCAACCTAAGCCTGAGCAAGATAATGTTCTATTGCATGCCCAGCAGCAGATTGCATTGCAG AGGCTTATGTTACAACCTGCCCCTACCAAAGTTGTATGCCTAACTCAAGTAGTTACTGCTGATGAACTAAAAGATGACGAGGAGTATGAAAACATCTTGGAAGACATGAGAATGGAAGGCGGGAAATTTG GTACATTGGTGAATGTTGTTGTCCCACGCCCAAAGGCAGATGGTGAAGCCTCTTCAGGAGTTGGGAAG GTGTTCTTGGAGTATGCGGATATCGAAGGTGCTACAAGAGCCCGAGCAGGGATGAACGGGCGGAAATTTGGTGGGAATCAAGTTGTGGCTGTGTTTTATCCAGAGAACAAGTTCTATCAGGGAGAATATGATGGCTAG